The Amycolatopsis viridis genome window below encodes:
- a CDS encoding SDR family oxidoreductase — translation MSAQGKTVFVTGASSGFGAAIARRFATDGARVIAAARRSDKLAGLAAELGSRVLPLELDVRDRAAVEHAVTGLPAEFGEIDVLVNNAGLAKGLEAADRSDVDDWEQMLDTNCKGLLHCTRAVLPGMVTRNRGHVINLGPVAGTYPYPGANVYGATKAFVRQLSLNLRSDLHGTGVRVTCIEPGMVGGTEFSAVRFGGDRAKADAVYAGWQPLRPGDIAESVHWATSQPAHVNINTIELMPAAQSFAPFQVHRGEPVSQ, via the coding sequence ATGTCCGCGCAGGGGAAAACGGTGTTCGTCACGGGCGCGAGCAGTGGGTTCGGTGCCGCGATCGCGCGCCGGTTCGCGACGGACGGGGCCCGGGTGATCGCCGCTGCCCGCCGGAGCGACAAGCTCGCCGGCCTCGCCGCCGAACTCGGCTCCCGCGTCCTGCCCCTCGAGCTCGACGTGCGCGACCGGGCGGCGGTCGAGCACGCCGTGACGGGCCTGCCCGCGGAGTTCGGCGAGATCGACGTCCTGGTCAACAACGCCGGGCTGGCCAAGGGACTCGAGGCCGCAGACCGGTCCGATGTGGACGACTGGGAGCAGATGCTGGACACCAACTGCAAGGGGCTCCTGCACTGCACGCGCGCCGTGCTGCCCGGCATGGTCACGCGCAACCGAGGGCACGTGATCAACCTCGGGCCGGTCGCCGGCACCTACCCCTATCCCGGCGCCAACGTCTACGGCGCCACGAAGGCGTTCGTCCGCCAGCTCAGCCTCAACCTCCGCAGCGACCTGCACGGCACCGGTGTGCGGGTCACGTGCATCGAGCCGGGCATGGTCGGCGGCACCGAGTTCTCGGCCGTGCGGTTCGGCGGCGACCGGGCCAAGGCCGACGCGGTGTACGCGGGCTGGCAGCCGCTGCGGCCCGGGGACATCGCCGAATCCGTGCACTGGGCGACGTCACAGCCAGCCCACGTCAACATCAACACCATCGAGCTGATGCCCGCCGCGCAGAGCTTCGCCCCCTTCCAGGTCCACCGCGGTGAACCCGTGTCGCAGTAG